Proteins encoded together in one Chloroflexota bacterium window:
- a CDS encoding polyprenyl synthetase family protein: MTEPMTLTDLDIGELIAATETEIRSLVRDRDGSTAGVYEMVRYHLGLDGSGSRGGKRMRPVLGLLAYASIAGDYERALPGAAAVELGHNFSLVHDDIEDADAERRHRPTLWTIHGIPQAINAGDMLFTLSRIALHRLTDLGFSDAKVLRLMRLYDETCLALCEGQYLDIWASEHDDVMSVEGYFDMIGRKTAALIAASVEAGALLATDDESVIARYRGFGWALGLAFQLNDDVLGIWGTERTTGKVASDLARHKKTLPVIYAFEHATPGDRARLEALHAIPAPTPAEVAEVVAILERTGADAFTRREARRCRDEALAELDAAGVVRPEARAALERIVVSVIAA, from the coding sequence ATGACCGAGCCCATGACGCTCACCGACCTCGACATCGGCGAGCTCATCGCCGCCACGGAGACGGAGATCCGGAGCCTCGTCCGCGACCGGGACGGGTCGACGGCCGGCGTGTACGAGATGGTCCGCTACCATCTCGGCCTCGACGGGAGCGGATCGCGCGGCGGGAAGCGGATGCGGCCCGTCCTCGGCCTGCTCGCCTACGCCTCCATCGCCGGCGATTACGAGCGGGCCCTGCCGGGCGCGGCGGCGGTTGAGCTCGGCCACAACTTCAGCCTCGTCCACGACGACATCGAGGATGCGGATGCCGAGCGACGCCACCGCCCGACGCTGTGGACGATCCACGGCATCCCCCAGGCGATCAATGCCGGTGACATGCTCTTCACGCTCTCGCGGATCGCGCTCCACCGGCTCACGGACCTCGGCTTCAGCGACGCGAAGGTCCTCCGCCTCATGCGCCTCTACGACGAGACGTGTCTCGCCCTCTGCGAGGGCCAGTATCTCGACATCTGGGCCTCCGAGCACGACGACGTCATGTCCGTCGAGGGCTACTTCGACATGATCGGGCGGAAGACGGCGGCCCTCATCGCCGCCTCGGTGGAGGCGGGCGCCCTCCTCGCCACGGACGACGAGTCCGTCATCGCCCGCTACCGCGGCTTCGGCTGGGCCCTCGGTCTGGCCTTCCAGCTCAACGACGACGTCCTCGGCATCTGGGGTACCGAGCGGACGACCGGCAAGGTGGCCTCCGATCTGGCCCGCCACAAGAAGACGCTGCCGGTCATCTACGCCTTCGAGCACGCGACGCCGGGCGACCGGGCCCGGCTGGAGGCGCTCCATGCGATCCCGGCACCGACGCCGGCCGAGGTCGCCGAGGTGGTCGCGATCCTCGAGCGGACCGGCGCGGATGCGTTCACTCGCCGGGAGGCGCGCCGCTGCCGGGACGAGGCACTCGCCGAGCTCGATGCCGCCGGCGTCGTCCGGCCGGAGGCCCGCGCGGCGCTCGAACGGATCGTGGTCTCGGTCATCGCCGCCTGA
- a CDS encoding HlyC/CorC family transporter: MSAPIPELLVIVVLTLVEAFFVASEIALVSIRRSRIEQLVDEGSRPARRVRGLLEAPGRFLAVVQIGVTFIGFLASAYAAVSLANLLAGALRGIPALRESADGIALVIVTLLLALFTIVIGELVPKSFALAHTERVALAVAGPIDLIGRLLQPIVALLTGVTAPIARLLGADVSSDVRISAEELRLIVERGGEQGVLEAEEEQMINAVIGLGQGRIHEVMVPRTAIVGLPADATFEEAISLVVDEGHSRLPVYESSVDEVIGILYAKDLLAFLKRDAVSPPPIRTLLRTPVFVPESMSVDDLLHEFQRRKVHLAVVLDEYGGTAGLVTIEDLLEEIVGEIQDEYDVEEPMVVRISDDEARVDGRASVDDLSELFGTPIALEDDDEYDTVGGLVFHRIGRIPRPGDTVDVDGLTLTVESTDGRRVGKVLVVRPPRAHDDMLDDEGDR, translated from the coding sequence ATGAGCGCTCCGATCCCGGAACTCCTCGTCATCGTCGTCCTCACCCTCGTCGAGGCCTTCTTCGTCGCCTCCGAGATCGCCCTCGTCTCGATCCGTCGGAGCCGGATCGAGCAGCTCGTCGATGAGGGAAGCCGTCCTGCGCGCCGCGTCCGTGGCCTGCTCGAGGCACCCGGCCGGTTCCTCGCCGTCGTCCAGATCGGGGTGACGTTCATCGGCTTCCTCGCCTCGGCGTACGCGGCCGTGAGCCTCGCCAACCTTCTCGCCGGCGCGCTCCGCGGGATCCCGGCCCTCAGAGAGAGCGCCGACGGGATCGCCCTCGTCATCGTCACCCTCCTGCTGGCCCTCTTCACGATCGTCATCGGCGAGCTCGTGCCGAAGAGCTTCGCGCTCGCCCACACGGAGCGGGTCGCCCTCGCCGTGGCCGGCCCGATCGATCTCATCGGCCGCCTGCTCCAGCCGATCGTGGCCCTCCTCACCGGCGTCACCGCACCGATCGCCCGGCTCCTCGGCGCGGACGTCTCGAGCGACGTCCGGATCAGCGCCGAGGAGCTCAGGCTCATCGTCGAGCGCGGCGGCGAGCAGGGTGTCCTCGAGGCCGAGGAGGAGCAGATGATCAACGCCGTCATCGGGCTCGGCCAGGGCCGCATCCACGAGGTGATGGTGCCGCGGACCGCGATCGTCGGCCTGCCCGCCGACGCGACGTTCGAGGAGGCGATCTCCCTCGTCGTGGACGAGGGGCATTCGCGGCTGCCGGTCTACGAATCCTCCGTCGACGAGGTCATCGGGATCCTCTACGCGAAGGATCTCCTCGCCTTCCTCAAGCGCGACGCCGTGTCGCCGCCGCCGATCCGGACGCTCCTCCGGACGCCGGTCTTCGTCCCGGAGTCGATGTCCGTGGACGACCTCCTCCACGAGTTCCAGCGGCGGAAGGTCCACCTCGCGGTGGTCCTCGACGAGTACGGCGGGACCGCGGGCCTCGTGACGATCGAGGACCTCCTCGAGGAGATCGTCGGCGAGATCCAGGACGAGTACGACGTCGAGGAGCCGATGGTCGTCCGGATCTCGGACGACGAGGCGCGGGTCGACGGGCGGGCGTCCGTCGACGACCTGAGCGAGCTGTTCGGGACGCCGATCGCCCTCGAGGACGACGACGAATACGACACCGTCGGCGGTCTCGTCTTCCACCGCATCGGCCGGATCCCGCGGCCCGGCGACACGGTCGACGTGGACGGTCTGACCCTCACCGTCGAATCGACCGATGGACGGCGGGTCGGCAAGGTCCTCGTCGTCCGCCCGCCGCGGGCCCACGACGACATGCTCGACGACGAGGGCGACCGCTGA
- the glmU gene encoding bifunctional UDP-N-acetylglucosamine diphosphorylase/glucosamine-1-phosphate N-acetyltransferase GlmU, which translates to MTTPQAAVPANAVAIVLAAGLGTRMRSRLPKVLHPLLGRPMLAFVLDAARAATGGRRPIVVYSPATAAVREAVAGEADVALQDAPIGTGDALRAGLAAVPADTAEILVLIGDVPRIHPELGTALLEERRASGAAIALTTVLVDEPGSLGRIVRGPDGTIRGIVEAKDASDEELGITEINAGIYAFDAAWLRRRISDLRPSVATGEVYLTDLVRIARDDGVIVTSVVVADDGRLLGINDRLQLAEAEGDLRAEINEGHLLAGISMADPSTAYIEPTVELESDVRLEPNVILRGRTRIGEGTVIGAGSQIVDSTIGRRCFIWASVVEGSEIGDDVSIGPMSHLRPGSHVERGTQLGNFAEVKNSRLGPGVRQHHMSYLGDADVGARTNVGAGTITANYDGRAKHRTTIGEDVFLGVDTMLVAPVEIGDRAKTGAGAVVTRDVPADALVVGVPARVRTAASDETSGPDGR; encoded by the coding sequence GTGACGACCCCTCAGGCGGCCGTCCCGGCCAACGCGGTCGCCATCGTCCTCGCCGCCGGGCTCGGCACGCGGATGCGGTCCCGGCTCCCGAAGGTGCTCCACCCGCTCCTCGGCCGGCCGATGCTCGCCTTCGTCCTCGACGCGGCCCGCGCGGCGACGGGTGGGCGACGGCCGATCGTCGTCTACTCGCCGGCGACGGCCGCCGTTCGGGAGGCGGTCGCCGGCGAGGCGGATGTCGCGCTCCAGGATGCCCCGATCGGGACCGGCGACGCGCTGCGGGCCGGTCTCGCCGCGGTGCCGGCCGACACCGCCGAGATCCTCGTCCTCATCGGCGACGTGCCGCGGATCCACCCGGAGCTCGGGACGGCGCTCCTCGAAGAGCGGCGGGCGAGCGGCGCCGCGATCGCCCTGACGACCGTTCTGGTCGACGAACCCGGCTCGCTCGGCCGGATCGTCCGCGGGCCGGACGGGACGATCCGCGGCATCGTCGAGGCGAAGGACGCATCCGACGAAGAACTTGGCATCACCGAGATCAACGCCGGCATCTACGCCTTTGACGCCGCCTGGCTGCGGCGACGGATCAGCGATCTGCGGCCCTCGGTCGCGACGGGCGAGGTGTACCTGACGGACCTCGTCCGAATCGCCCGCGATGACGGCGTGATCGTGACCTCGGTCGTCGTCGCCGACGACGGCCGGCTGCTCGGGATCAACGATCGGCTCCAGCTCGCGGAAGCGGAGGGTGACCTCCGGGCGGAGATCAACGAGGGCCATCTCCTCGCCGGGATCTCGATGGCCGACCCGTCAACGGCGTATATCGAACCGACCGTGGAACTCGAGTCTGACGTTCGGCTCGAGCCGAACGTCATCCTCCGCGGCCGCACGCGGATCGGGGAGGGGACTGTCATCGGCGCCGGATCGCAGATCGTCGACTCGACCATCGGGCGCCGCTGCTTCATCTGGGCGAGCGTCGTCGAGGGCTCGGAGATCGGCGACGACGTCTCCATCGGCCCGATGAGCCACCTTCGACCGGGCTCCCATGTCGAGCGCGGCACGCAACTCGGCAACTTCGCCGAGGTCAAGAACAGTCGCCTCGGACCGGGCGTCCGGCAGCATCACATGAGCTATCTCGGCGACGCCGACGTGGGCGCCCGGACGAACGTGGGTGCCGGGACGATCACCGCGAACTACGACGGCCGGGCGAAGCACCGGACGACGATCGGCGAGGACGTCTTCCTCGGCGTCGACACGATGCTCGTCGCCCCGGTCGAGATCGGCGACCGGGCGAAGACCGGCGCGGGCGCCGTCGTCACCCGGGATGTCCCGGCCGATGCGCTCGTGGTCGGCGTGCCGGCCCGAGTCCGGACGGCCGCCAGCGACGAGACGTCGGGACCGGACGGTCGATGA
- a CDS encoding RidA family protein produces the protein MTRDAMRTVGAPAAIGPYSQAIATDGLVFCSGQLGLDPLSGELATGVEAQADRALRNLAAVLEAAGCTWEDVVKTTVFLADIADFAAVNAVYATHMPDPPPARSTFAVGALPKGGRIEIEAVAVRRAR, from the coding sequence ATGACCCGCGACGCCATGAGGACCGTCGGCGCCCCGGCGGCGATCGGACCGTACAGCCAGGCCATCGCGACCGACGGCCTCGTCTTCTGTTCCGGCCAGCTCGGCCTCGATCCGCTGAGCGGCGAGCTCGCCACGGGCGTGGAGGCCCAGGCCGATCGCGCCCTCCGCAATCTCGCCGCCGTGCTCGAGGCCGCCGGCTGCACGTGGGAGGACGTCGTGAAGACCACCGTCTTCCTCGCCGACATCGCCGACTTCGCGGCCGTCAATGCCGTGTACGCGACCCACATGCCGGACCCGCCGCCGGCGCGCTCCACGTTCGCCGTCGGCGCCCTCCCGAAAGGCGGCCGAATCGAGATCGAGGCGGTCGCCGTCCGCCGGGCCCGATGA
- the rsmA gene encoding ribosomal RNA small subunit methyltransferase A → MTTPPRAPRLDPGAVRRALRSAGLAARRGLSQNFLADVDVLEAILAEAAPRTGRRILEIGPGLGVLTGGLLEAGAAVTAIELDAGLAARLRTIFAAAIERAGSDPGAAGGLRLIEGDALDEPLATLLEPPFDVVANLPYHVTSPILHRLLEAAPRPERAILMLQREVAERIAAPPGAMSYLSVFVQYHARVRIAFRVPPAAFEPAPTVESAVVVVEPHTGTAADTLEPADVDALWRLVQAAFRERRKMLHNVLVRQLPIAPERVAGALAAAAIDPDRRPQTLAVGEWLALRKALGPIGPDARGRRAER, encoded by the coding sequence GTGACCACGCCGCCGCGAGCGCCGCGCCTCGATCCGGGTGCGGTCCGGCGAGCGCTCCGCTCCGCCGGGCTCGCGGCGCGGCGTGGCCTGTCGCAGAACTTCCTTGCCGATGTCGACGTGCTCGAGGCCATCCTCGCTGAGGCGGCGCCCCGAACCGGACGACGGATCCTCGAGATCGGGCCAGGCCTCGGCGTCCTCACGGGCGGCCTCCTCGAAGCCGGCGCTGCGGTCACCGCGATCGAGCTCGACGCCGGCCTCGCCGCGCGGCTCAGGACGATCTTCGCGGCGGCGATCGAGCGGGCCGGCTCGGATCCCGGTGCCGCCGGAGGTCTGCGGCTCATCGAGGGCGACGCGCTCGATGAGCCGCTCGCCACGCTCCTTGAACCACCGTTCGACGTCGTCGCGAATCTTCCCTATCACGTGACGAGCCCGATCCTGCACCGACTCCTCGAGGCTGCGCCGCGCCCGGAGCGGGCCATCCTCATGCTCCAGCGGGAGGTCGCCGAACGGATCGCCGCACCGCCCGGGGCGATGAGCTACCTCTCCGTGTTCGTCCAGTACCACGCCCGCGTGCGCATCGCATTCCGTGTCCCGCCAGCGGCCTTCGAACCGGCACCCACCGTCGAGTCGGCGGTCGTCGTCGTCGAACCGCACACCGGCACAGCCGCCGACACCCTCGAGCCGGCGGATGTGGACGCCCTCTGGCGGCTCGTCCAGGCAGCCTTCCGCGAACGCCGCAAGATGCTCCACAACGTCCTCGTCCGTCAGCTGCCGATCGCTCCCGAGCGGGTCGCCGGGGCACTCGCCGCCGCGGCGATCGACCCGGATCGACGGCCGCAGACCCTCGCCGTCGGCGAGTGGCTCGCCCTTCGGAAGGCGCTTGGCCCGATCGGTCCCGACGCGCGCGGCCGGCGAGCGGAACGATGA
- the tsaD gene encoding tRNA (adenosine(37)-N6)-threonylcarbamoyltransferase complex transferase subunit TsaD, translating to MSGPLLLAVESSCDETGIALVEGGRTIHANVVASQVALHAATGGIVPEVAARAHVRWIVPVLEAAWADAGVTWGDVDGVAVTYGPGLAGSLLVGINFAKALAWAHRLPLVGVNHLEGHVYAAWLADRGTDPDEPVFPLVALVVSGGHTFLAEMQDHLAYRLLGTTVDDAAGEAFDKVGRLLGLGYPGGPAIERAAARATRRDAVFPRAWLGDSYDLSFSGLKTAARRIVEGARMDEGLRPDDPAAALSEERTAELAFGFQDSVVDVLVTKTIRAAVATGARSIVLGGGVAANGVLRGRLADEAAARGLPLLVPRPALCTDNGAMIGAAGGRRFAAGERAGLDLDARPSLPLARR from the coding sequence GTGAGCGGACCCCTGCTCCTCGCGGTCGAGAGCAGCTGCGACGAGACGGGGATCGCCCTCGTCGAGGGTGGCCGGACGATCCACGCCAACGTCGTCGCGAGTCAGGTGGCCCTCCATGCCGCGACGGGAGGGATCGTCCCCGAGGTGGCCGCTCGCGCCCACGTCCGATGGATCGTGCCCGTCCTCGAAGCCGCCTGGGCGGACGCCGGCGTGACCTGGGGGGATGTGGACGGCGTGGCCGTGACCTATGGCCCGGGTCTCGCCGGCTCGCTTCTCGTCGGGATCAACTTCGCGAAGGCACTCGCATGGGCGCACCGGCTGCCGCTCGTCGGGGTCAATCATCTCGAGGGTCATGTCTACGCGGCCTGGCTCGCCGATCGGGGCACGGATCCGGACGAGCCGGTGTTCCCGCTCGTCGCGCTCGTCGTGTCCGGCGGCCACACGTTCCTCGCCGAGATGCAGGACCACCTCGCCTACCGGCTCCTCGGCACGACCGTCGACGACGCGGCCGGGGAGGCCTTCGACAAGGTCGGCCGTCTCCTCGGACTGGGCTACCCGGGCGGTCCGGCCATCGAGCGGGCTGCCGCGAGGGCCACGCGACGGGACGCGGTGTTTCCGCGGGCGTGGCTCGGTGACTCGTACGACCTGAGCTTCAGCGGCCTCAAGACGGCCGCCCGGCGGATCGTCGAGGGGGCTCGGATGGACGAGGGGCTTCGGCCCGACGATCCGGCGGCGGCGCTCTCCGAGGAACGGACCGCCGAGCTGGCCTTCGGATTCCAGGATTCCGTCGTCGACGTGCTCGTCACGAAGACCATCCGGGCGGCGGTGGCCACGGGCGCCCGATCCATCGTCCTCGGGGGCGGCGTTGCGGCCAACGGCGTCCTCCGCGGTCGCCTCGCCGACGAGGCGGCGGCTCGAGGGCTGCCGCTCCTCGTCCCGCGTCCGGCCCTCTGCACGGACAACGGGGCGATGATCGGCGCCGCCGGCGGCCGCCGGTTCGCCGCCGGCGAGCGCGCCGGGCTCGATCTCGACGCCCGCCCGTCGCTGCCGCTTGCCCGTCGCTGA
- the rimI gene encoding ribosomal protein S18-alanine N-acetyltransferase: protein MEVDDLPAVADIEQLSFTTPWPPHAYRTELESNRLAHYRVLRLDDRVVAYAGVWLMVDEAHVTTFAVHPSWRRRHHGERLLLAILDLAIERGAREATLEVRLSNLAARRLYEKFGFRPVGVRPRYYTDDREDALIMTTEPLLDPPMRRRLADRRAAVEALDALDVADPDGAR, encoded by the coding sequence ATGGAGGTCGACGACCTCCCGGCAGTGGCGGACATCGAGCAGTTGAGCTTCACGACACCGTGGCCCCCGCACGCGTACCGGACCGAGCTCGAGTCGAACCGCCTCGCCCACTACCGGGTCCTCCGGCTCGACGACCGGGTCGTCGCCTATGCCGGGGTCTGGCTCATGGTCGACGAGGCGCACGTGACGACGTTCGCGGTCCACCCTTCATGGCGGCGTCGCCACCATGGCGAGCGGCTCCTCCTCGCCATCCTCGACCTCGCGATCGAGCGCGGCGCACGCGAGGCGACGCTCGAGGTGCGCCTCTCCAACCTGGCGGCCCGCCGGCTCTACGAGAAGTTCGGCTTCCGGCCGGTCGGCGTCCGGCCGCGGTATTACACGGATGATCGCGAGGACGCCCTCATCATGACCACCGAACCGCTCCTCGACCCCCCGATGCGGCGCCGACTCGCCGACCGCCGCGCGGCGGTCGAGGCGCTCGACGCACTCGACGTCGCCGACCCGGATGGCGCACGGTGA
- the tsaB gene encoding tRNA (adenosine(37)-N6)-threonylcarbamoyltransferase complex dimerization subunit type 1 TsaB — protein sequence MIVPGATPAAVRPRGGPILAIDTATSRAVLALGDPDGRMLDGAAWAAGHRHGETLLPSLERLLTANDVDRATIAAVVVGTGPGTFTGLRVGLATAKGLAIGLGVPLVAVSTSTALLATIAGSPAALLQPAGPQGRLLVHDGRARELGPDESIDLPVGTILVAVDLDGRAPDTALELGRHACARLGESLLRIGAARLAAGASDDAAAVVPEYVTRPRGVRREGGEVEWSRDRR from the coding sequence ATGATCGTCCCCGGAGCGACGCCCGCTGCGGTCCGCCCACGCGGTGGACCGATCCTCGCGATCGACACGGCGACGAGCCGGGCCGTGCTCGCGCTCGGCGATCCGGACGGGAGGATGCTCGATGGGGCGGCGTGGGCCGCCGGCCACCGCCACGGCGAGACGCTCCTGCCGTCGCTCGAGCGGCTCCTCACCGCGAACGACGTCGATCGAGCGACGATCGCGGCCGTCGTCGTGGGGACCGGACCGGGTACGTTCACCGGGCTCCGCGTGGGCCTCGCCACGGCGAAGGGCCTCGCGATCGGCCTCGGCGTGCCGCTCGTCGCCGTCTCGACCTCGACCGCCCTCCTCGCCACGATCGCCGGATCGCCGGCCGCGCTCCTCCAGCCCGCCGGCCCGCAGGGGCGCCTGCTCGTCCATGACGGGCGCGCCCGGGAGCTCGGACCGGACGAGTCAATCGATCTTCCGGTCGGGACGATCCTCGTCGCCGTCGACCTCGATGGCCGCGCTCCTGACACAGCGCTCGAGCTCGGCCGGCACGCCTGTGCCCGCCTCGGCGAGTCGCTCCTCCGGATCGGTGCAGCGAGGCTCGCGGCCGGCGCGAGCGACGATGCGGCCGCGGTGGTGCCCGAGTACGTGACGCGACCGCGCGGTGTGCGCCGCGAGGGCGGGGAGGTGGAATGGTCGCGCGACCGCCGGTGA
- the tsaE gene encoding tRNA (adenosine(37)-N6)-threonylcarbamoyltransferase complex ATPase subunit type 1 TsaE produces the protein MPDRRIVSVRDAAAMERLGRSLARIAEPGDLLCLYGDLGAGKTVLAKGVGLGLGVAETVISPSFILMAEYEGRLPLFHLDLYRLGDAADVVDGGLLDERQSSGVTVVEWAERLGTALPPSRLDVRIDDVADGSRRVELIPSDARHARFVEAAR, from the coding sequence ATGCCTGACCGACGGATCGTCTCCGTCCGCGACGCCGCGGCGATGGAGCGCCTCGGGCGCTCGCTCGCCCGGATCGCCGAGCCGGGCGACCTGCTCTGCCTGTACGGCGACCTGGGAGCGGGCAAGACGGTCCTCGCCAAGGGTGTCGGGCTCGGTCTCGGCGTCGCCGAGACGGTCATCTCGCCGAGCTTCATCCTCATGGCCGAGTACGAAGGGCGGCTGCCGCTCTTCCATCTCGACCTCTACCGGCTCGGCGATGCGGCGGATGTCGTCGACGGAGGCCTCCTCGATGAGCGCCAGTCGTCCGGTGTCACGGTCGTCGAGTGGGCCGAACGCCTCGGGACGGCGCTCCCGCCGTCGCGCCTCGACGTCCGCATCGACGACGTGGCTGACGGGTCGCGACGGGTCGAGCTCATCCCGTCGGATGCTCGCCACGCCCGGTTCGTCGAAGCCGCCCGATGA
- a CDS encoding macro domain-containing protein: MAARIELWNGDICDLEVDAIVNAASPSLWMSTGVGGALKRRGGDAIEFAAVRQGPMPLGSAVVTTGGTLAARFVIHAVSIDANRRTSSEAIAAAVRSALDRARQLEIASIAFPALGTGVGGFPLDEAARVTVETVRETIPSLPDLERLVFALRGAATYQAFESAIARGAAHRSAAAVG, translated from the coding sequence GTGGCAGCCCGGATCGAGCTCTGGAACGGGGACATCTGCGACCTCGAGGTCGACGCGATCGTGAACGCCGCCAGCCCCTCACTGTGGATGTCGACCGGGGTCGGTGGGGCGCTCAAGCGCCGCGGCGGCGACGCCATCGAGTTCGCCGCGGTCCGACAGGGCCCGATGCCGCTCGGGAGCGCCGTCGTCACCACAGGCGGGACGCTCGCGGCCCGGTTCGTCATCCATGCCGTGTCGATCGACGCGAACCGGCGGACCAGTTCCGAGGCCATCGCCGCGGCGGTCCGGAGCGCCCTCGACCGGGCCCGACAGCTGGAGATCGCGAGCATCGCCTTCCCGGCGCTCGGCACCGGCGTCGGCGGGTTCCCACTCGATGAGGCCGCGCGGGTGACGGTGGAGACCGTGCGGGAGACGATCCCGAGCCTGCCGGACCTGGAGCGCCTCGTCTTCGCCCTCCGCGGGGCGGCCACCTATCAGGCGTTCGAGTCGGCGATCGCGCGGGGCGCGGCACATCGCTCCGCCGCGGCCGTCGGATGA
- the alr gene encoding alanine racemase has translation MRPGSRRGSVTGVARGRRRAGRTVELNERIEDALRRAALPGLPRTAWLEIDLDRLAANLAAVRAAVPAGVRIEPVVKADAYGHGAVAVASWLERCGADGFCVATLDEGQLLRAAGIERPILVLYPIPPDGGPAAADLGLAVTVADEALLARLCDAMASPAAAGRPPLVLHVEVETGLGRGGVAVEAVARVVDRIGATPGITLGGLWSHLAAPEDAVSTTLAVRRFADASAGARGEAPPVARHLVATGALLAASAPLHERVRLGLGLYGLVPDGLEPAAGRLELATALAPVMSLHTRPVRVADLPAGHGVSYGPSFVTARPSRVATLPIGYGDGWPRVLSNRAAALVRGRRVPLVGTVAMDAVVADVTDVPGSPVTVDDEFVLLGRQGDAEIRAVELAHTRTTITWEVMAQMAGRLPRVYHAAAVPVGIRTLTEEVYQWQPGSSSGTGTSATSRSTRS, from the coding sequence ATTCGTCCGGGATCGCGACGCGGCAGCGTCACCGGCGTCGCCCGCGGTCGCCGACGGGCCGGACGGACCGTCGAGCTGAACGAGCGGATCGAGGACGCGCTTCGTCGGGCCGCCCTGCCCGGGCTGCCGCGGACGGCATGGCTCGAGATCGACCTCGACCGTCTCGCCGCCAACCTCGCGGCGGTCCGGGCGGCGGTGCCGGCGGGCGTCCGGATCGAACCGGTCGTCAAGGCGGACGCCTACGGCCATGGGGCGGTCGCCGTCGCGAGCTGGCTCGAGCGATGCGGGGCGGACGGATTCTGCGTGGCCACGCTCGACGAGGGACAGCTCCTCCGAGCCGCGGGCATCGAGCGTCCGATCCTCGTCCTCTACCCGATCCCGCCGGACGGCGGCCCGGCCGCGGCGGACCTCGGACTCGCGGTCACGGTCGCCGACGAAGCGCTCCTCGCCCGCCTCTGCGACGCCATGGCGTCGCCGGCGGCGGCCGGTCGTCCGCCGCTCGTCCTCCATGTCGAGGTCGAGACCGGCCTCGGACGGGGCGGGGTCGCCGTCGAGGCGGTCGCTCGCGTCGTCGATCGCATCGGGGCGACCCCCGGAATCACCCTGGGCGGCCTGTGGTCCCACCTGGCGGCCCCCGAGGACGCGGTCTCGACGACGCTCGCCGTGCGGCGCTTCGCCGATGCGTCGGCCGGCGCACGCGGTGAGGCGCCGCCGGTGGCCCGTCATCTCGTGGCGACGGGTGCCCTCCTTGCGGCGTCAGCGCCGCTCCACGAACGCGTCCGCCTGGGGCTCGGGCTGTACGGCCTCGTGCCGGACGGCCTCGAACCGGCGGCCGGGCGCCTCGAACTCGCGACGGCGCTCGCGCCGGTCATGTCCCTCCATACGCGTCCGGTCCGGGTTGCGGACCTGCCAGCCGGCCATGGGGTGAGCTACGGTCCGAGCTTCGTGACGGCCCGTCCGTCCCGGGTCGCGACGCTGCCGATCGGCTACGGCGATGGCTGGCCCCGCGTCCTGTCCAACCGGGCAGCCGCGCTCGTCCGCGGCCGGCGGGTGCCGCTCGTCGGGACGGTGGCGATGGATGCCGTCGTCGCTGACGTGACGGACGTTCCGGGGTCCCCGGTCACCGTGGACGACGAGTTCGTGCTCCTCGGCCGGCAGGGAGATGCAGAGATCCGGGCGGTGGAGCTGGCGCACACCCGCACCACGATCACCTGGGAGGTGATGGCCCAGATGGCTGGCCGGTTGCCCCGGGTGTACCATGCGGCGGCCGTGCCCGTGGGCATCAGGACGCTCACGGAGGAGGTCTACCAGTGGCAGCCCGGATCGAGCTCTGGAACGGGGACATCTGCGACCTCGAGGTCGACGCGATCGTGA